The sequence TCTCCGGAGTGACTGAAGACCTTCTTGTGCATTGGTACTTTGGCTCCTGGACAAGAAAAGTATCTGGAACCCTTAAAAGCAGAAACTCTGAGacttcagggttttttcttcaaaaaagcATACATTTGCTGTTGTACTCAAAAAAGAAGCATTCCATGCCACTTCCTATCCTAAGACATGTTTTCTTCACAGgacttttttgtgtttttatctgTAATATCTTTTAATATATGATAAACACTTGTCTGTATTTCAGTCTTTTTAGATCTTTGTGGACGCTGTTTTTGACTCTTCCTacctgtgttttattttctgggtCTTTCTCTTCAGAAGCCAGTCTCTACTAATCTGTAGTAGGTTTGGGGTTATTTAGTGCTTTTTTCTCCATGTGTTTTCTATGGACTACAAAAAGTTGCTTTGAAATAAAGTTACATAGACGAGTTCTGTTGGATCCAGATTTCTGGGGTGGTTTactgtgtgtttgttttgctggtttGCTTTACCTACAACTAAGCATGGTGTTTGTGTACACAGAAGTTGtggagaaggggaaaacaaacttagttttgttctgtgtttatACTAAACGCTGAGTTTGAGGtgtaagggtttttttcttctttgagcCTGTGCCTGCTGGAAACGGTACTTGCTGGAAGCGTTTTAGGATCCTCTGTTTTTTCAGCTGAGATTTCCTTGTCTCTTGCAGCAGAGCTTCCCCCTCCATACACTGCCATCGCCAGCCCAGATGCCAGCGGAGTTCCTGTGATAAACTGCCGTGTGTGCCAGTCACTAATCAATTTGGATGGCAAGCTGCACCAACACGTGGTTAAATGCACAGTCTGCAATGAAGCCACggtaaaatggatttttggtgttttttgggggacattgggggtatCACTCATGTCCTCACCTGGACAGGTGGGTCCCTTCCTGCCACCCCTGAGGAAGAGGACGAGCCAGCCCAGCTTGTCCAAACATATTTGTTTCTTCTCCTCTTAATTCAAGTCTTCACTATTTGGcctcttgcttttatttttcctcttgcttttatttttttcctcctgccagtTTTAGTTTTGGGATGTGATACTGCAGTGCTTCACAGCTTCTGCAAGCGTTTGTGTGAAAAACACGGGATTAGATTTATTACATGgatttattataaatatgttatattaaaagaaCATAATTTAATGTCCTGAAAACAGGAAGCCTTAaaactgcaggattttttttttccacttagaAGAGAGAGTAGAGAACCTGCTGTTGATAGTCACTTTCCTGTCCAATATATAATGTTTCAAGCCAAACAAAGTATTGTGCACCTTTTGATTTGCTGCATGAAAGGGACATTGAAACTTGACTCCCAGGTTGGAGAAAGATAATTTCTGTACAGTTTAAAATAAGATTACAGTTCGGTGATGTCTTCATGGTCTCTTAGTGACCAAGAAACAGACTGTGGTCCTTTCACTATTGAATAAAGCCATTGTACCAGGCAAGAAGGCTTGGTTGATGTTTTGACTGGTTTTGAGTGATTGCTTTTTATTAATGCATCACTATTTAAACtcacataaaaaaataataactgcACTGAAGCCTTGAATTGTCATTGCTAAAGTATGagtgttttttttccatgagtGAGCAGAATTTGCTTGTTCTAGTGaggaaattttcatttcttaagAAATTTTGTGTTGACTCTGAAGTTTCCTCTGTAAGAGGAAGCGCATTTCTGTTAACAAGAACTTTTCACTGGAGTTGTTCTGCTTTGTGTTCCTGTTATGTGGAAAAAAGTGAATTGCTATGACTTCTGATGTGTGTTCTCTggtggttgtggttttttttagccGATCAAAAACCCTCCTTCAGGGAAGAAGTATGTTAGATGTCAATGTAACTGTCTCCTTATCTGTAAGGATACATCTCGGAAAATAGGCTGCCCAAGACCAAACTGGTAAGAATAAAACACTTCCAGTGCCTTGAGATGGTTTTCTTTAAAGCAACTGTTGTCTTTGTGTTGACACCTCTTTAAAACTAAAAGAGGTTCAAAGCCTTGGTCTCTTTACATGGGCACTTACAGGactaaaataaaacactgctaAATCAGTTTGGTCAAGTTTTGTAAACAAGTAATACTGGTTACCTAGTTGTCCTGTAAATGTGTAAATGGATTCTTgggaacaagaaaataaaagatggaTTTCTTTTTAGAGGAGATTTAtccctaaggaaaaaaaacaaaactgagggAGATAGTCAAGAGGTAGGAAAATGCTCAATAAATACCCCAGTTCAAAACTTTGCTCACAGCAAAATCTCTTCATACTGACAAGGCATGAGAAAACACATCTTTCTTTGCTCATAAAAATCATAAATTTCTTCTCAGCATTTAAATGGTGTTTGCTGTAGGTTGGTGGTGTTTTCCATACGAGGATGAGCTCTGATTTTGATTTGTGGCTCTAGGACTTAGAACACTTTCACTGCAGACACAGGTAGTGCTAGTGTCcattttgtatatattttttttttaaagtaaagaagaaaaaaagtttcttccttttctttaagTCTCAGGTGTGTGTGTCCCATTATATAACTACTTTGTAAGTCAAAAATAATGTAaagagaaatagaagaaaatccACTTCTCATTTCTGGGACTTAATATTCATAATTTCTTGGAGACTTAGTTATTGTAACCACACAGAATACTCACTTTGCTAAACTCAGAGTAGGGATTGGGAGTGAGATAGGAGATGGAGTAGTAGCTTGACTTCAGTTTCCTTAGTTACGCTGAGTTTTCATTCTCCTCTCAGCTCTCAGATGTATACAATTGTTATAAAAGAAGCAATTGTGATTGCCATAGTGATTGCTCTTACTGTTGGGCTTAAGGTGTTAAAGATTCCACCGAGGTAGGAGGAGTTTGATTGGAAGTGGTGCAGCTCTgacaggagaaagggagaggaaggCTGAGTCTGCAGATGTGTGGAGGGGAGTTCTACCCCACCAAGTGCCCTAGTTAGTCACCAGTCTATTGGCTGTTCTGGTTTTCAAACATAGTTTGGGACTTGTGGGAATTAACTCTTTTTTACTAGCGCTTGGTTGGGTAGGACTTCAGAACATTCCAAACATTTTCTCAGAGTGAAAAATGTTCATGGGGTAGTTCAGTTATAATATATCACATGGTTGGTAACTAAACTAAATTAGAAATTccttaattttattaaaaaatctcAAAAGCAAACATGTAAGCAGTAAGATAGCCTGTGTATTTGTCTTGCTAGAAACTGAGCGAAATTGGTGTAGTGTACTTTGAAGGAGGGAGTTGGGAGTGTGACCTAAATGGAAGACTCCAGATTGAAGGAAAGGCATTTAGAATACAATTTTGGTTTTAGATGGAAGAGATGCAATGCAAATTAAATATTGCTATAATTTTCCCCTTCACTTTTTTCATTCTAAGAAGTCTCCTCCTCATTCTGAGTTGGTTAATTTGGATACTGTCATTTTGGACTGACAAATTGTGTAACTAAACTGGAAACATGTTGAAcataaaagtaaataattagTTTAAAGTAAATTGATTTCATTTAGTCAACCTAGGgtggttttcatttttagttTACTCAATGTGAATGGAATTTTTACTGTGCAAATATGGATATGCTTCTTATATTGACATGGTTGTCAGTAGTGTGGGAAAGAGAGCTAGATTATGGAAGATCCATACTCTTTCTACATGTTTCACATGGGTATGTACATTTCAATTCTCAGGCTTGCTCAGCCTGGGTattaagttttcatttttctggggAACACGTCTGTCATATGCTTGCAAGTCTGATACCGGGTTTAGGCTTGTATGGCTGATCTTACAgggaaagagaatatttttaaaactgaaaatactttAGAGAGTGACCAAAACTGGGTGCATCAGCTGTTTAACAAGTAGATTATAGTTTAAATGTGTAAAAACATTTGGTAGTGACTGAGTTAATTGCTTGAACACATCATCCTTCTCTTTTGCTAGCTTAATTACATGTGTATCTAATGTTCTTAACGCAGTAGGCGCATCATTACTCTTGGTCCAGTGATGCTGattccagaggagcagccagcTCAACCTGCCTTGCCAGTTCAACCAGATGGAACTAGAGTGGTGTGTGGGCACTGTGGAAATACATTCCTTGTAAGTAAAGCATCACATTCTCCTTCTTGCCTCACCATGCTATCCCTCAAGCTGTTTGTTGTAAGCAGTTTTTAGGGTGTATTGCCTCACTCTCTGCCATCATTGAGGAACTAAAACTTCTTTACTCATTAATATAGTGTATggtctggttttggttttttttatgtgtttCAAGAAAACTTTTAACGGTCTTTCTGTATGTGGATAGATAAAGCCCATGtcttattgttttatgatatgAGAGTGGGCAGTGCTGGAAGAGGAAATTGGTTTTCCAGCTTCTGTTGGAGCTTGCAGTGGTGGCTGTGTTCTGCAGTGGCCAAGGGAGCAGTTCTGTCATTGCTGTATGAGCCCTGGAAAGCTGTTGGTTATGGCACTTGCCATTGGCATATCTGTAAGTTGTTGGAGAACTGGAGGTTTTGATTTATGTGTGAGTGCCAGTTGAACTCTCTGTAGCCTTCTAAATGGACAAGGTGCTGCTACATTTGAATTTTGATTGCCATGCACAAGCAAGCTAGCTTTGGCTTCATCATCCAGCAATGACTGAATCTCTTTCACGTTTGTGGGTTGTAGGAAATGGCTAGATTAGGGGTACAGTTAAAGAAAACAGTCACGAGGGAGGTGGTGCATTCCTGAAACAAAGGATTGTAAGATACATAAAGATCAGAGAATACTCAAGTGCATTTCCTTGTGCAAGGAAAAAAGCAGCTTAGGGGATGCCACTCCATGTCAGCTTGTAccagcagagagagaagggCTGGCTTTTGTGGCAGGCTCTATAATGGCTTATGCCTTTAAGTCTTCACTTCAGGTTTATGGATCAGTGAGGTGCTTTTGTGGCTTAACACcacccagccccctgccctggtgGTGGGGAGAACTGGGGAAAAGGTAAAACTTGAGGgttgaaataaaagcaatttaatgattgaaatgaaaaagaatacTAATAATGATagaaataacaacaataatagtaatgaaaagagagagaggaataaaacccaagagaaaTAAGTGATGCTTAATACAATTCCTCACCACTTGCTGACCCAGCCAGTGCCCCAGCAGTGATCAGAATCTCCCAGCCAACTTCCCCCAGTTTGTGCCCCAAACGTGATGTTCTGTgctatggaatatccctttggccagctcagctctgctgtcttGGTAGTGCTCTCTCTCAGCTTCTTGTGCACCTCTTTGCTGACAGAGCATGGGaaactgaaaagtccttgacttagGGTAAACACTACTTAGCAACAGCTAAAATCTTAGCTTGTTACCAACATTGTTACTGAATCCAAAAGAGAGCACTGTACCAGATATTAAGAAGTAAATTAATAGTCCCAGCTGAATCCAGGATGTGCTGTAATGTTTTAACTATTACAGTAAGTGATgagtgcagggagctggagatggcccttgtccttctttctttttttttttttttctgaaaagaagtAGGAATATGATGAGGAATTTACAAGTAATCTGCTAATTGGGAAGCAATTAGAGAAATGCTCTAGAAATATTCTGTCTACTAATTCAGCCTATGTactaaaaatacatattttcttatAACCCTTGCTAAAGAACAGTAGTGTGAAACTGAAGATAGCTGAAGTGGGTtttctgtttgcctttttttttcagcctatATTTAGGGACTTTCACAGGCATAGGAATTTTACCTGTCTTGATCTCCTGTTTACTTTATACAAGTACATTCCAGATTAACTTTGCAGTTTACACTATGAACTATTCAGGTGAacataagggaaaaaaaccaaatccataAAGTCTGGTTTTGCCCATAACTACTGGATTATGCCTTAAAAGCTTAAGTTTTCTAGTTTGGGATATGTGCATGCGAGTTCCTATCATCTGGCTGCTTTTGTGAACTGCAATGTTTTGAAATTCATAGTCTGCCAGGATAAGACCAATTTGTCACTTTATGATATGTTGAAAAGAAACTCTCTGAACCATTAGAAATTGGAAGCTTGCTATTTTTTTATGCTGAGTTATCAAGAAATAAACCCTTTTTTGCCTCGTGTTACACAGCTTTCCCATCAGTcttttgcttccattttttctgtaattaagTTTGagattctgaaaataaaatttctggttaagaaaaataaggaaattgtTGGATTTCAGAATGAGCAGAGAAGCAACAAAAAAGTGTTTTAGCCAGCCTGGAACCTCAGTTTCTGAGTtaatatttctgtcttttgaTATCTCCATGTTGTGAAGAAAATATGTAGTGCTAGATGCATCTCTGAGCAACTCACTAGGCTATCCCTTTTACTTTACttgacaattaaaaaataaataaaatagacaAGCAAAGCTAGAATCCCTGGGATGGAAAAGTCAAATTGTCATGTTCTGTGTTCTTTTAAGAGTATCAGCTTGTTCACCACCTTtccaagattttattttccatttgaaaacaTGACTGTGTTTTGCTTGCCTCTGCACATGGGGGAGTGTTTTTTACAAATTATGAAAACCACACTGCTTGCTATGGTGTGCCTCAAAGTTTCTGTCTTAGCTGGAAGAATGGCTGAGTACTGAAGTGAAATTGTAGCCAAACTATCGATACTTCACATCTTgttaatcagatttttttttcacatggtAAACTGATATAAGTTCTTTCTGTGTTAAGGTTTCTACTGTTTCTGGCAGGTTTGGACTTGACAAAtgaaaaaagggataaaataGAAAAGGAGGGCAGGATGAGGGTTTAACTGTGTTGCTAAATATCAGTTTGATCTggttggggctgttttgggagCTTTCGACTTGGACTGTTCAGTTGCTGTTTCTGCCAGCAGTAaatcattccctgctcctcctctgagGGACCTctgcctgcagtgctctgtgGCTGTCAGAGGCTGAGTTGCCTTTGGAAATGGGGGACAAGggagggctgtccctgtgccctctccctctctgccaTCTTCCTGCTACTGTCCTGTTTTTGGAGGGACCTCAGGGACAAGAAGCCAGGAGCAAGCTATGGAAGCCACAGCCTGCAGGCTAAGCACTATGCTTTGTCAGCTGTGCTTTgtcaattttgtttttttaaagtaatcaAATATGAAAATACTTGCTTCTGAAATAATTGAATAGAAAACCCATtaaacttttcagaaaaataagataCATTTTAGTTGGTGAAAGTATTTTGCCTTCCCAAAGAACCAGAGGGGAATAAAGaagctgcttttgcagcagcagctgtatgTAGGACTGTGTATGTATTTATGTACCTTATTAtttatgctttttgttttgttttgggccttttcttttttccactaTCTTGTGTTGAATGCACTGAGAACTATTATAGGCTTAGAAGGAAAATGTTTGACTGTTCTTCTAGTAATTCCTTTGATGAATGTCTGGTTTTGTCCACAGTTGACATATTGACGAGTTCTGTATTCCTC comes from Zonotrichia leucophrys gambelii isolate GWCS_2022_RI chromosome 2, RI_Zleu_2.0, whole genome shotgun sequence and encodes:
- the PIP4P2 gene encoding type 2 phosphatidylinositol 4,5-bisphosphate 4-phosphatase isoform X3 — its product is MTLSGIAKSELPPPYTAIASPDASGVPVINCRVCQSLINLDGKLHQHVVKCTVCNEATPIKNPPSGKKYVRCQCNCLLICKDTSRKIGCPRPNCRRIITLGPVMLIPEEQPAQPALPVQPDGTRVVCGHCGNTFLWMELRFNTLAKCPHCKKISSVGSALPRRRCCAYITIGMICIFIGVGLTVGTQDFARRFHATYVSWAVAYLLGLICLIRACYWGAIKVSYPEHSFA